In Xiphophorus maculatus strain JP 163 A chromosome 17, X_maculatus-5.0-male, whole genome shotgun sequence, the genomic stretch GTATACacttttgtacagttttggcttaattactgtcAAGTGTGTTGTCCtgtcagcaaatggccttttttaaaGTCTGCATACTCCTgcaatcaattactaaattagtcgATTAATCCGATTCATCATTTCAACACACGATCGGACCTTGTTCTGGTTGCTGGTGTTGCCGTGGCAGAGGTTTCCTATGAGCCTGATGAGGTGGGCCTTAAAGCTGACCACCGGGGAATCCGAGGTCGGGTCTTCCTCTCCGGTAAAGGGGGAGAAGTTCTGAGTGGCGCTGAAAATATTCCTACTGGCCTTCCCGATAGCATGCACTTGCTCCAGGAGCTCTGCAtaggggagaaaaaagaaaaagaagaagaacaggaTAGAAAAACGTGAGAAAGCACAAACTTCTACAGCTTAGTCATATAAATCTTTCACTCACAACTCTAAATTAGGTGGTTTGCTCAaaacttttttggggggtacTTGTGCTCTGATTTTATTACTTATCCACACAGAGGAGGTTTTTTTGACTGGAATCTTAAGTGTCTGTCCTGATGAGGAATTGATGGGAATCAGGATCTTCGGGGAGCTTGTCTGCTTTTTTCATTTACCAACGGTAGTCTCTAGAAGATCGGGATGGTCCTGCAGGAACATGAACTGCTTGTGGTCTGAGGTCATCTCACACAGCACGTCCAGCAGACTTATCACTGTTAGCGCCTCCTGCAGGACCTACACAGGATTACAGCAAGCagattaaaaatcatttaaaaaataatttttaaaaaagtctcaGAAAACTAGAAATGTTTGGGTACAAATTTAGCAAGCTGCAGCATTTATGACCTCGTTGCTGGAAGCAGAACCCGTCGCGAGCGTGAGAACCGCCCCGCAACCTTTCTGGAAGGAACTGGCCAGGAAATGGGCCACACTGGGGGGAACGCCGCAGCCGTCTGAACCCTCTTCTCTTAACTGGGCcaacagcagctccaggagagttactctggggggaaaaaagcacatGTATTTACTCTCTATTCTTCTTCATacagaaactaaatatttaccaatatttaccAATTAGTACAATTTTAGGTCAGAATTTGATCTGTACCTGTCATGATGGGACATCCCAGAATACATGCTTTCCACCAGAGCTGaagatttgagaaaatgttgagTTGCCATCAGGACACTGGatttgaataaaaagcaaaaatgtactcTAAAGATCAATCagtaaaacatcaaaaagaGTGTTTCTTCATAGAGCATTAGTAGTTATTTCATTTGAGATTTTTGTTGACAACATTGCAGGTGTTGAGGAACAAATACCTTCCATTACAACTATGCAAAGGAAAAAGTAGACTATTTGCAGACTGTTGGAAGTAGTTAAGAACGTTCCATAAAAAACTGGATGTGGACAGGAAATGTACTTACCAAAACtattatttacaaatgttaaaCAACTGGAGGTCTCACAGACAGAcccatgtttattttgtaatcagaTTAAGAAGGCAGGATAGTGAGGGAggttaaaagaaacaaacaaaataaaactaaaagagaAATCTCTAAAACATCAGATTTCAAGTCAACATCTTTACCAGGGTTTACCATAAATTCGGACTTAAAGTCAGGCATTAAgcaaacttaataaataaataataactaaacAAATAATTGTTTGCAGTTTCTTACGACAGAGGACTAAAACTAGTTTTGATCTATGGTTGCTTTCTCTCTGTTGATCCAATAAACCAATCCAGACCTTAGTAACCACAGCTATTCTGACTCTTGAGCGGTTTTAAGATTGATGGAGAATCTTTTCTGTGCCCACTCCCTTTGATTTCTAGTAAATATTattcaaactgaaactgattttaaaaagaaaactgtcaaaaaaacCCTGCAGCAATTCCTCAGTAGTTTCAGGCTCTGGCAGCTTCAACAAACATTCTCCAAGTATTTTGTTCATTCCACTCCTCTGCGCacccctcccaaaaaaaaaaaaaaaaaattataatgagTTCAAACGTCTGGAAGCCACACTTACGTCCAGTCCAGGTCAGGCTGGGTCCTGCACAGCTCCATCACTTTGAGAGCCAGCTTGATATTCTGCGGCTTTGACAGATCCTCCACTTTGGCCTCATCCAGACACGTGTGGAGAACCATAGAGGTGTAGTTCACCACCTTCTCATCATCAATACAGAGCAGCTCCCTGTTCACACACAAATctggtttaaataaaactgcGTACGGTCTACaagagctaaaaaataaaaataaaaatttaaaaaaaaacagtaaaaaggcGTCCATTCTCttggtataaaaataaaaccgtTCTCACAGGAGGATGTCAGGGAAGCTGAGCCGCCAGACTTCATCCTTGCTCATCTGGTTTCCGACAGCGAGGTTTCCAAGAAACTGGATCCCACAGCGAAGAGCTGAGCCGCAGACGGAAACAAATGAGTAGATGATTAGATgggaagacagaaaaacaaataaaacacagatcGATGTCGTAGTagtcatctttttttcctttttttatgatttaaacaCTGCATTATGCTGCCAATTCAACGGATTCAGACTTACGTTCATATAAGGCATCTTTGGTCTCCAAATTTAGGGTCTGAAGGTAACTTAGGAGTTTAAGGGATATACCAATGAATCCAAGCTCCctagagaataaaaaaaacagagattttgtacACAGTAAGTGCAAAGTATTAGTAAAACTTTCATAAAAGTACCTCAAAAAAGTTTATTGGAATCCCAAATTGTTTAACCAACCAATACTTGAACCTTCAACGCAACCACTGAACTTCTTCTTCACATTCTGTTTGCTACAACcgcaaacttcaatgtgttcaaatggattttagaaaaaaaacagagaaacacaaagtggCACATAATTAGAAAGTCAAGGGCATTCTTGAAAGAAGgctacaaaaaaatcccatttgaGATTCTGAAACACGATGATGGATACGTTATGGTGAGGAAATGCTTCCGTTTAGCACGTATAGTAAATCTGGTCGGAGTGGATTGAAAGCTAAACACAAGGGAGTACTGGACAAGCAGATAAGAGGTGAGATGGGATTAAAAACTATAGCCGGATTAAGAGCTctaattaaataatcaaattttttatatcaaaagtttgacactttttttattccaatacattttgaataatgacTGATTTAATAAACTCATAACATTTGGATTACAGTAAAGTGAAGCAATTCAGGGTTAAGGTACCCTATAATCTGGAGTGTTGTGGCTTTGATTTCGCCCCACCATGCAGATCCACGTGCAGGGATTGGGTTAAAATGCCGTATGGGGATTTAAACCGGCAACTCTATACGTCATTATCTTCCAAATTACACAATAAAgttgagaaaatgtttctattCCATAGAAAAAGACTTTCTTCCTTTTAGATTTTTGGCTCGAGTCTGTGTTGCTCTTTGCAGTCACAGTGTTTTAGTACGAGTGTGATTTTGTTCTTCCTCCAAAAGGTGGTAGAAAGCATGTTGCTATAGCAATACTAACACATATTCAGCAGATTTGTTTCCCCACCGTCTAACCTCGTCAGAATGTCTCAAGACTTTTAACTTACAGTTcatggaagaaaatgtgaagaGATTCAttgggtatgaatactttacaGTCTCACTGTGTAACAGGAGTTTACCAGCTTTAAAGAGACGCAGCAGAAAGCAGAGGCGGATTGGCAGTTCCATTTAAACTCTCATCTTCCTGCCGCTGCACTCTCAGCGCAATCACCTGAGCAGTTCCTGGTTGCGTGGGCTTTGAACGCAGGAGTTCCTCTGGGACCTGAAGCACTCGGCCGTGAGCTGGAGCTGCAGGGCGGAGGGCCGCGCGTCGTCATCGCCGCTTTCGCTCGCACTCTGCAGGCCTTCAAGCAGCCTGATGAGGACCTTGAGGAGATCAGAGAAAACGTCCTCCGCCACGGCATCCCTGCGAAGAGGGAAATTAGcgagaaaacaaattcattttacGAGGTTTGACGAGATTTCAAAACCAAGAAGGACATCCTTTTATTTACAACCtcatagaaaatatttctatgCCATGATCATCTTCGTAAAACTCATTTCAGTCGATTTGAATGCTAGAAGTGGTGTTGACCTATTTAGTGTTGAAATCCTCAATTTAACTTGAAGGGCAGCTCAATAGTTCTCTCGTCCAATGAAAAAAGCTCTCTTCCCATGGATTTTTACTGGTCAAGATAGACAGCTTGAGGTTTCAAACCATCATGAAGGTGGTGAATTTAGAATAGGCTCAATTTGGCATCCTTCCAGTCCATTTGATCTCAAACTGTTTCCTCCTTGGAAAGTAGCACAGCAGCTTCTAACAGATTTCAGACAGCAGAAAATAACTGCGGTTTGGAGGAGAAGCATAAAAAACAATTCTCCGTTAAATTGTACTAAAATTACAGTTTACTAGAACAACGGggcataaaaactttttttttttttttatcattgttgCCTCGTGAGACAGTAATATTTCAAGCTTACTGTAATTAACTTCGTTTATGCTGCGGGGAAGCAGCTGAACTTGCTCTCAAACCTCCAATTTACGAGCAGCGTATCAATAACAGGAAGGCACgcattaattaaaaacaaccaaacatgttttctgagcaTCACATTAAACTGAACACGATTCAAGCTAGCGTTAGCCTGGCTACCGAGCTTCACGTCTTCACGTTTTCACTAAAACAAGAGAGCGTACGGGATCAAACGGTACCTGTATTCCGCATCTTTCAACGCACTTGTAAACGTTTTCAACACCTGCAAGTGTTCAGGGCTCTGTTTCGCATTCAAAACGTCAGCGAGAGCCGCTGATATTTTCTGCTTGTCATCAATGGATTCTGCCATGTTTCCCTAGCTGCGTCACGAATGTGGGCGGGACAATGCAGGCCAAAACTCTGACTTCTTATTGGCTAAATTGATCGCGTAGGCGGAGTCGAAGCATGTGCTCGTGTTTGCATGTGTTGACTCGCCGCCTGCGAACTATTAGTGACAGAAGTACCGCATTATTAAGCGCAACATAGactaaagcttttaaaaaggcAGTTAAGTAAAATTATGCCGTAATAAAAAGtatctatatttatttacacatacatataataaatgaatgaggcagaaaatatttaaaacaactatttgtcttacttcaaatcatttttaatgttatgtatttttgtagaagtcagttttcactttaacacaaaggtttttttgtatttatatttttgttatttaaaaaaaaaaaaaaaaaaaaaaaaaaaccctaatcgTGGAtttgaaaaatcaataaaaaaagacgaaacATCCAAGGGAGTGAATCATTTTTATAGGCTCTGTTTTTCTTGCATCCAGTTTCTCTGGATAACTCAAAACcgcaaacattttgaataaccAAGACCACGAGATGAAGGTTTTGAACTGTTTCACAGTTTGAACATAAAGGGATGATGTGGAATGTCATGGAGCAGGTCATTCTCTTTCAACGTAGCTGAATTTGTAGACAGGTGAAAAACAATGTTCCAAAGAAGAACATAACAAAACACCTGCGCATTGGTGTAAAAGTTGAATTCACTGTTATATAGAAACCTTTGGGGGCAAATTATTGCCACGTGCTATTAGGTTTAAGCATTGCCTTTTCCCAGTAACAACTGAAATCAGTATTCGAAAACTTCAATTTGCATTTACTTAAATTATCTTTGTCTGGTTTTTGAATTCAAATGTCTTAAATGATCTGAAACCCgtgagacaaaaacacaagaaattcACAACGGGGCAAATAACTTTTTCATGTCTCAGTTAGCCCCTAAAAGACGCAAATGGTGGCATTCGGAATTGAAGGACGTGAAGCTCGACAAATAGCACAAGCACTTCAACGTGACACAGGTAAATCAGAACACACTTGCACCGTCAAGTCTGCATGTGGAGCAAGTTCTCATTTTCGTCAGTGAATGTACAATTTCCCCCAACCGGCGTTGGAGCAAACATTACAACTGGAGCAACAAAGTCACATGAAAATCACTTGTGACTTCCAAAAATTGTGGTACACTTCAGATCACAAATCTATGTCGTTCCCTCCGTCTCTCCACGCGGCCAAAAACAGCACAGCTGTGGCTTGAGGAAGGTTCGTGTCAAGTAGAGTTGATTACGGATGGTAAAAAGCTTCCACCCTCAAGCAATTTGTCAGCTTAAAGAAGAAGTATTTGAAGAAGCAAATTTTCCAGTTATAGAAATCCCATTATTTATACACTGGAGTGGAATAACTGGAAATACCCCCACAAACTGGAAGTGGAGCAGTATGATGGGAGGAATCTGAGCAGTTGGATTACAGGAAAGCAGCACATTCTATTGGATTTTAGAACTGTAGGAAACCTCAGTCATGCCAACTAGTTGATGGATGGTTTAGTCTGTTGCAGAAGACAGTATTTAAGGAAACAACACACTActgaaggtttttattattcacagatggttttattaattttttatatatatgttttttttgtgtgaaaaaaacacTATTGCTTCAGTTAAATACAAGCACTTAAATGCAGAAGTTTGGCATCAGAAGAAGCAAGTCCACAAAATATGGAGTTAATTTCCAGCCAAAattttgcaaacaaataaagcatgctgcacacaaaaaatatatgtttcacAAATtgttctgccaaaaaaaaacattgcaaacaaataaagcaT encodes the following:
- the atxn10 gene encoding ataxin-10; amino-acid sequence: MAESIDDKQKISAALADVLNAKQSPEHLQVLKTFTSALKDAEYRDAVAEDVFSDLLKVLIRLLEGLQSASESGDDDARPSALQLQLTAECFRSQRNSCVQSPRNQELLRELGFIGISLKLLSYLQTLNLETKDALYEPLRCGIQFLGNLAVGNQMSKDEVWRLSFPDILLELLCIDDEKVVNYTSMVLHTCLDEAKVEDLSKPQNIKLALKVMELCRTQPDLDWTVLMATQHFLKSSALVESMYSGMSHHDRVTLLELLLAQLREEGSDGCGVPPSVAHFLASSFQKGCGAVLTLATGSASSNEVLQEALTVISLLDVLCEMTSDHKQFMFLQDHPDLLETTVELLEQVHAIGKASRNIFSATQNFSPFTGEEDPTSDSPVVSFKAHLIRLIGNLCHGNTSNQNKVRELDGIPLILDNCNIDSNNPFISQWGIFAIRNILENNQQNQELVAALERRGPVDYSVLRELGFLIEERDGSLLLKTVRKDS